In Natrinema amylolyticum, the DNA window TCGATCGCCTGAACGTCGCCGAGCTCGTGCAGCGAGACAGACAGCCGCAGCAACACCCGCCAGATCCGCATTGTGAGATCCTGTTTCCGGGTACAGACGGTTGTGAAATCCGGTAGCTGATCCACCGCAAGGCCGAGTTTTGCCGCGATTCTGGGCATCTCACGCAGAATGTCGAGCAACCGACGGTACGGCTGGTTCAGGTACTCTCGAAGGCAGTGAATCGAGACAATTACCCAGTCAGCATAGCCGCCGTCACCTTTCCTGACCGCCGGTGCTGGCTCGCCAGTGACAGCGTTCTGGGACAAATCGACACATCGGTCGGTAAACCGGGCGAGTTGAGACGGCATACTCGCTGCTTCCTCATTCACCTCCACATAATCCCGGTCAAGACGGCAACTGAGCAGCGTCTAAACGTGGCCCGCGCTGTGTATTCAGCACGGCTCTTCCAATATCATCGGTGACTGAGAGAAGTGCCAGCGTTAGATTCACATCTATGGTTACCGAACCGACCGATTCGCTTTCAGGTATGTTTCTGAATAAAGAAATCGTGCTACTATCTACTGTTATTGGCACTACCTCTGCGTTGCTTCCTGCCGTCGACGTCCAGCGAACGCGGTCATCGATGGTCTCGACAGTTGATCCGATGACGGACCGGGACCGATAAAAACGAGCGACGAAACGCGCTGGACCGAGCCGTCTCTAGCCGTCAGTCGTCTCGTACGTGACGGGCAGTGTCGTGTCTCCGTCGACGTCGATGGTCCGTTCGTCCGACTCGTTCCCATCCACGGTCACGGTGAACGAGTACTCCCCGTCTGCGCGCTCGAACTCGACTTCACCGTTCCCATCGACGCTTTTCCGCTCTTTCCCCTGCAGACTCAGCGATTCCCGCTCGAGCGCGACGGTCGCATTGTCGATCGGGTCACCGTTCCCGTCTCGCACGACGAACGTCACCGTGCTGTCGTCGTCGTTCGAATCATCACTGCTCGAGTCGTCATCTCCGAAGTCGTCGCTCTCTTCCTCGAGCGTTAGCGTGAGCGGCTCGTCGCCGCCGTCGATCTCGACGCTGTCTTCCGCGGACTGGTAGCCGTCCGCGTTCGCGGAAACGCTGTAGTTCCCGTTCTCGACCTCCCACTCGACCTCACCGTCTGCGCCGGTCGTTTTCTCACCGCTGAAGGAGCCATCGTGGCTGACGTCGGCCCCTTCGACCGCGTTGCCGTCCTGATCTTCCACGGTCACGGTCAACGTGTGCGGTCCGTCATCGCCGTCGCTGCTGCTTCCGTCGCTACCATCGTCGCTGTCATCTCCGTCCGTATCGCCATCACCATCGCTACCATCGCTGCTATCTTCGTCCGTATCGCCGTCTCCATCGTCGCTATCGCTGCTCTCCCCGCTGTCGTTATTGCTATCATCGCCGCCATCGCTGTCATCGCCGCCGTCAGTGGTACCGCCATCGCCGCTATCGCCGCTCTCTCCGCTGGTAGCATCGGTTTCGTTCCCGCCGCCGGCGTCCGCAGCGTCGCCGTCCGACGAGTCGATATCGTCGTCAGCCGGTTGGTCCGCGTCGTCGAATCGGTCAGTGACCGACCCGACGGCGCTGCCGACGGAGGCCCCGCTCGCAGCCAGTAACAGCCCGGCCAAGAGAAAGACGATGCCACTGACGGTGAGCAGAATCTGGACACCGCGCTGAATCGATCGGGTCTTCGTCCGCTGTCCTTGGATATTGCGACGCATACTTGAGAAATTGTGATTCGTGATCGGTTATTCTGTGCGCGCCGTCTCGTCTCCGTCCGATACTGCCGCTTTCCGCTGGGTTGCGATCGACCGGCCGGCGGTACCTCTGCTCTCGGTCCCGGACGCTACTGTCGTGAACGCCACGTCGCCCGAGGTGCGCTGCTGGCTGCACCGCCTGTAGCGTTCGGTCACCCACGAGTTCGATCGATCATATGCGAGTGTTTTCATTACGCGGCTCTTTCGCGGTTCGGCGGTTCACTATACGGACGATAAAACCGTTTCAGTACCGAAAACCGTCTGCGACGACGATCACAGTTCGAGCGGGAGAACCGGATAGCGCGCTCGTTATACGGTGTCTATAGCGGGAGAAACGGCGGGAAACACTCCCACTGTATGAAAATGAGCGCACTCGAGAATTTCCCTTCGGTGGGAGTCTCTCCAGTCGATAGCGGTCAGATCTATACCATGTAGTTTCTCTCAGTCTGGATATCGACTGCCAGTCACCCGGACACCATCGCTGATGAGCGAGAGGAGCGGTCCCTCACCGTTCGGACGGTATGGTGACCTGCGGGAGCTGGTTACAACGAGATGATCGACTTCGTAATCAGGCGTTCGGTAACACTATTTTACCCCGTCTGGAGGGGGTCCACCAGTCACCGCTTGACGAGTCGTAAAGCCGGTTTTGGCCGCTCATACGGCCCGTTGATCCGTCACCGAACGTTCAGTCTCCGGGCGGATTTCGAGGGCAGGGCGTGAACAGTCGTCGTGATTTTTCACCGCTCCCGCGGTACACTCGATCGAGAGAGCCATGAGTGAATCGA includes these proteins:
- a CDS encoding carboxypeptidase regulatory-like domain-containing protein, whose translation is MRRNIQGQRTKTRSIQRGVQILLTVSGIVFLLAGLLLAASGASVGSAVGSVTDRFDDADQPADDDIDSSDGDAADAGGGNETDATSGESGDSGDGGTTDGGDDSDGGDDSNNDSGESSDSDDGDGDTDEDSSDGSDGDGDTDGDDSDDGSDGSSSDGDDGPHTLTVTVEDQDGNAVEGADVSHDGSFSGEKTTGADGEVEWEVENGNYSVSANADGYQSAEDSVEIDGGDEPLTLTLEEESDDFGDDDSSSDDSNDDDSTVTFVVRDGNGDPIDNATVALERESLSLQGKERKSVDGNGEVEFERADGEYSFTVTVDGNESDERTIDVDGDTTLPVTYETTDG